The following proteins are encoded in a genomic region of uncultured Vibrio sp.:
- a CDS encoding DUF423 domain-containing protein, giving the protein MKSKWLLSFSGLSGLVSVALGAFAAHGLKAMLAPYLLDVFETGVLYQFIHTLAVVFCSILLLMNLEQKAQKYFFIAAICFIIGIFCFSGSLYALALTGIKWFGPITPLGGLMFMIGWCSFFFAAFNIKEVSK; this is encoded by the coding sequence GTGAAAAGTAAGTGGTTACTCTCCTTCTCAGGTCTTTCCGGGCTGGTGTCTGTGGCGCTTGGCGCGTTCGCGGCTCATGGTTTAAAAGCGATGCTTGCTCCCTATCTTCTTGATGTGTTTGAGACAGGTGTTCTTTACCAGTTCATCCATACTCTTGCAGTCGTATTTTGTTCCATTCTGTTGTTGATGAATTTAGAACAAAAAGCACAAAAGTATTTTTTCATCGCTGCAATTTGCTTTATCATCGGCATCTTTTGTTTTAGCGGCAGTCTATACGCGCTGGCGCTGACAGGCATTAAATGGTTTGGACCAATTACTCCATTAGGAGGATTGATGTTCATGATCGGCTGGTGCTCGTTCTTTTTTGCTGCGTTTAATATCAAAGAGGTCTCCAAGTGA
- a CDS encoding transcriptional regulator GcvA, translating into MSRRLPPLNSLRVFEAAARHLSFTRAAEELFVTQAAVSHQIKALEEFLSLKLFRRRNRSLLLTEEGQSYFLDIKDIFTSIAEATDKVLERSEKGALTISLPPSFAIQWLVPRLADFNAQEPDIDVRIKAVDMDEGSLTDDVDVAIYYGRGNWPGLRADKLYQEFLIPLCSPSLLLGTKPLESLNDLRLHTLLHDTSRKDWKQFTRHYNIEGINVNHGPIFSHSTMVLQAAVHGQGIALGNNVLAQPEMEAGRLIAPFDEVLISKNAFYVVCHEQQADMGRIATFRDWMLATARKEQEEVLDEPLDS; encoded by the coding sequence ATGTCTCGCAGATTGCCTCCTTTGAATTCTCTTCGAGTATTTGAAGCTGCAGCTCGTCATCTTAGTTTTACACGTGCGGCCGAAGAGCTCTTCGTCACCCAAGCCGCCGTGAGTCACCAGATCAAAGCGCTGGAAGAGTTTCTATCACTCAAGCTATTCCGCCGTCGAAACCGCTCTTTGCTATTAACGGAAGAAGGGCAAAGTTATTTCTTAGACATTAAGGATATTTTTACCTCTATTGCGGAAGCAACCGATAAAGTATTGGAACGTAGCGAAAAAGGCGCTTTGACCATCAGTTTGCCGCCAAGTTTTGCGATTCAGTGGTTAGTGCCTCGGTTAGCCGATTTTAATGCTCAGGAGCCAGATATTGATGTCAGGATTAAAGCCGTAGATATGGACGAGGGCTCGCTGACCGACGACGTAGATGTCGCTATCTATTATGGTCGTGGTAACTGGCCGGGACTTCGCGCGGACAAATTGTATCAGGAATTTTTGATTCCACTTTGCTCCCCATCGTTACTCTTGGGGACGAAGCCGTTAGAATCACTCAATGACCTCAGGTTACACACTTTGTTACATGATACTTCGCGTAAAGACTGGAAGCAGTTTACACGCCATTACAATATCGAAGGCATTAATGTAAATCATGGTCCTATTTTTAGCCATTCGACGATGGTGTTACAGGCGGCGGTTCACGGACAAGGTATTGCGCTCGGAAATAACGTTTTAGCTCAGCCAGAAATGGAAGCAGGGCGACTTATTGCGCCATTTGATGAGGTTTTAATCTCGAAGAATGCATTTTATGTGGTCTGTCATGAGCAGCAAGCGGATATGGGACGTATCGCGACATTTCGAGACTGGATGCTTGCAACGGCGAGAAAAGAACAAGAGGAAGTATTGGATGAGCCACTGGATAGTTGA
- the rlmM gene encoding 23S rRNA (cytidine(2498)-2'-O)-methyltransferase RlmM, protein MKQLMLYCRSGFEKECAGEIQDKATQLEVYGFPRVKKNSGYVVFECYQDGDADKLVKGLDFGSLIFARQMFAVAAEFESLPSEDRISPILDELSDVEDFPRCGDLRIETPDTNEAKELLKFCRKFTVPMRQALRGKGLMWNKDNAKKPVLHICFVAPGHCYVGYSFPGNNSQFFMGIPRLKFPADAPSRSTLKLEEAFHVFIPREEWDERLAPGMWGVDLGACPGGWTYQLVTRSMFVHCVDNGMMADSLMETGQIKHHMVDGFKFEPDRKNVTWIVCDMVEKPARVAHLMGQWLLKGWAKEAIFNLKLPMKGRYDEVLQDLENLKMFLIENKVKFKLQAKHLYHDREEITIHIQCLSNISPH, encoded by the coding sequence GTGAAACAACTAATGCTCTATTGCCGTTCTGGCTTTGAGAAAGAGTGTGCTGGTGAAATTCAGGACAAAGCGACACAGTTGGAAGTATATGGCTTCCCTCGTGTGAAGAAAAACTCAGGTTATGTTGTCTTCGAGTGTTACCAAGATGGAGACGCAGACAAATTGGTAAAAGGTCTGGACTTTGGTTCGTTGATCTTTGCCCGCCAAATGTTTGCTGTCGCAGCCGAGTTTGAATCGTTGCCAAGCGAAGATCGTATTAGCCCAATTCTTGATGAGTTGTCTGACGTTGAAGATTTCCCTCGTTGCGGCGATCTGCGTATTGAAACGCCAGACACCAATGAAGCAAAAGAGTTACTCAAATTCTGCCGTAAATTTACTGTGCCAATGCGTCAGGCTCTGCGTGGTAAAGGCCTGATGTGGAATAAAGACAATGCCAAGAAGCCAGTACTGCACATTTGCTTTGTCGCACCGGGTCATTGTTACGTGGGTTACTCGTTCCCGGGTAACAACTCGCAATTCTTCATGGGTATTCCTCGACTGAAGTTCCCGGCAGATGCACCAAGCCGCTCAACACTAAAACTGGAAGAAGCCTTCCATGTATTCATTCCACGTGAAGAGTGGGATGAGCGTTTGGCTCCGGGCATGTGGGGTGTCGATCTAGGTGCGTGTCCGGGAGGCTGGACTTACCAACTGGTGACGCGTTCGATGTTTGTGCACTGTGTTGATAACGGCATGATGGCGGACAGTCTAATGGAAACTGGTCAGATTAAACACCATATGGTGGATGGCTTTAAGTTTGAACCTGACCGCAAGAATGTAACTTGGATTGTGTGTGACATGGTTGAGAAGCCAGCGCGCGTGGCACATCTTATGGGACAGTGGTTACTAAAAGGTTGGGCAAAAGAAGCCATCTTTAACCTCAAGCTGCCAATGAAAGGTCGTTATGACGAGGTTTTGCAAGATCTTGAAAACCTGAAAATGTTCCTGATCGAGAACAAGGTGAAGTTCAAGCTACAAGCTAAGCACCTATACCATGACCGTGAAGAGATCACGATCCACATTCAGTGCTTATCGAATATCTCCCCACACTAA
- the thiI gene encoding tRNA uracil 4-sulfurtransferase ThiI — protein sequence MKFIVKPHPEIFVKSESVRKRFTKILECNIRNIVKSRTESVAVFNRRDHIEVTSESFQYHAEVLDILTHTPGIHHVLEVKQSEFKDLHDIFEQVLELSRPLIENKTFVVRAKRRGKHDFTSIELERYVGGGLNQAVESASVKLHNPDVTVKVEVSGDKLNQVLARHKGLGGFPLGTQEDVLSLISGGFDSGVSSYLHIKRGSKVHYCFFNLGGPAHEIGVKQVSHYLWNKYGSSAKVRFISIDFEPVVAEILEKVDDGQMGVILKRMFMRAAGMVAGKFKIEALVTGEALGQVSSQTLTNLRHIDNVTDTLILRPLINWDKEDIINLAREIGTEDFAKTMPEYCGVISKKPTVKAIKAKLEAEEAKFDFTILENVVKEARVMDIRDIAKESEKAAPEVEQVQAVEEHAIVLDIRSPEEEDDNPLEIDGVEIKHIPFYKLGTQFGDLDQAKTYLLYCDRGVMSRLQALYLQEQGFSNVKVYRP from the coding sequence ATGAAATTTATTGTAAAGCCCCATCCAGAAATTTTTGTAAAAAGTGAATCTGTGCGTAAGCGCTTCACAAAGATTTTAGAGTGTAACATTCGTAATATCGTCAAGAGCCGTACCGAATCTGTCGCAGTATTTAACCGTCGTGATCACATTGAAGTGACCTCTGAGAGCTTCCAATACCACGCTGAAGTGTTAGATATTCTGACTCACACCCCAGGTATCCACCATGTGCTTGAAGTGAAGCAATCTGAGTTTAAAGACTTGCACGATATCTTTGAACAAGTGCTTGAGCTAAGCCGCCCTCTGATTGAAAACAAAACTTTCGTGGTGCGTGCAAAGCGTCGTGGTAAACATGACTTTACCTCCATTGAGCTGGAGCGTTACGTTGGCGGTGGTTTGAACCAGGCAGTCGAAAGTGCGAGCGTAAAGCTGCATAACCCAGATGTAACCGTGAAGGTTGAAGTTTCGGGTGACAAGCTGAACCAGGTTCTTGCCCGTCACAAAGGTCTTGGTGGCTTCCCTCTAGGTACCCAAGAAGATGTGCTAAGCCTGATCTCAGGTGGTTTCGACTCTGGCGTATCAAGCTATCTGCACATTAAGCGTGGCTCAAAAGTTCATTACTGCTTCTTTAACCTGGGTGGTCCTGCGCACGAAATCGGTGTTAAGCAGGTTTCTCACTACCTATGGAACAAGTACGGCTCTTCAGCAAAAGTCCGCTTTATCTCGATTGATTTCGAACCTGTCGTGGCTGAGATACTTGAGAAAGTGGATGATGGCCAGATGGGCGTTATTCTTAAGCGCATGTTTATGCGTGCCGCCGGCATGGTTGCCGGAAAATTCAAGATTGAAGCTCTGGTGACGGGTGAAGCTCTTGGTCAGGTTTCTAGCCAGACGCTCACTAACCTTCGCCACATTGATAACGTGACAGATACACTGATTCTTCGTCCACTGATTAACTGGGACAAAGAAGATATCATCAATCTGGCGCGCGAAATTGGTACCGAAGACTTTGCCAAGACGATGCCTGAATACTGCGGTGTGATCTCTAAAAAGCCAACAGTAAAAGCAATCAAAGCCAAGCTAGAAGCGGAAGAAGCGAAGTTTGATTTCACCATTTTAGAAAATGTGGTGAAAGAAGCGCGTGTGATGGATATTCGTGATATCGCGAAGGAGTCTGAAAAAGCGGCGCCAGAAGTAGAGCAAGTTCAGGCTGTTGAAGAGCATGCGATTGTCCTTGATATCCGCAGCCCTGAAGAGGAAGACGATAATCCGTTAGAAATTGACGGCGTTGAGATCAAGCACATCCCGTTTTATAAGCTAGGTACGCAATTTGGTGATTTAGACCAAGCTAAGACTTACTTGTTGTACTGTGACCGTGGTGTCATGAGCCGACTGCAAGCGCTTTACTTACAAGAGCAGGGCTTTAGCAACGTGAAAGTTTACCGCCCATAA
- a CDS encoding alpha/beta fold hydrolase gives MSHWIVEGPQDGPLFIFAHGAGAGMEHDFMAAVAKGLVEQGIRVVRFNFPYMVKRAEDGKKRPPDRAPKLLEAYEEVITHFTDKPVVIGGKSMGGRMSSLLANNALVAGIACLGFPFHPPGKPENYKGEHLATLNKPTLILQGERDTFGKQEEFADFALSEQIMVTFVPDGDHSFKPRKRSGYTEEGNIALTVEHLARFIREVYSEK, from the coding sequence ATGAGCCACTGGATAGTTGAGGGGCCACAAGACGGGCCGTTATTTATTTTTGCTCACGGAGCTGGGGCTGGGATGGAGCACGACTTCATGGCCGCAGTCGCCAAAGGACTCGTTGAGCAGGGCATTCGTGTCGTTCGCTTTAATTTTCCTTACATGGTTAAGCGTGCTGAAGATGGTAAAAAGCGTCCGCCAGATCGTGCGCCAAAACTGCTCGAAGCCTATGAAGAAGTCATCACTCACTTTACGGATAAGCCAGTGGTCATTGGTGGTAAATCTATGGGTGGTCGTATGTCGAGTTTGCTGGCCAACAATGCTCTGGTGGCGGGCATTGCCTGTTTAGGTTTTCCCTTTCACCCACCGGGTAAACCAGAAAACTACAAAGGTGAACATCTCGCAACACTTAATAAGCCAACACTGATTTTGCAAGGTGAGCGGGATACTTTTGGCAAACAGGAAGAATTTGCTGATTTTGCGTTATCGGAGCAGATTATGGTGACGTTTGTACCTGATGGTGACCATAGTTTTAAACCACGTAAGCGTTCTGGTTACACCGAAGAGGGCAATATTGCTCTGACGGTTGAGCACTTAGCGCGTTTTATTAGAGAGGTGTACAGTGAAAAGTAA
- the xni gene encoding flap endonuclease Xni produces the protein MSIHLVIIDALNLIRRVHSAQPDPTDIARTITTTQRTLTRILSESQPTHIIAVFDHHEQDRGWRAEIMPDYKQNRKPMPEPLMQGLDVIQQAWWEQGIDSLLSEGDEADDLVATLATKVATHGEKVTIVSTDKGYCQLLSPTLQIRDYFQHRWLDEPFIEKEFGVKPNQLADYWGLTGISSSQVPGVPGIGPKAAKEILTQFNDIEAAYASDELAPKYRKKLDEHIESARVCKLVAALKCDIELGFNLQDIRFTGPNKGE, from the coding sequence ATGTCTATTCATCTTGTTATCATTGATGCCCTAAACCTGATCCGCCGAGTGCACTCCGCTCAACCCGATCCCACTGACATAGCAAGAACCATCACCACCACGCAAAGAACGTTAACTCGAATCCTGTCAGAGTCTCAACCAACCCATATCATTGCGGTATTTGATCATCATGAGCAAGACCGAGGTTGGCGTGCCGAGATAATGCCGGACTACAAACAAAATCGTAAGCCTATGCCTGAGCCCTTAATGCAAGGCCTTGATGTGATTCAGCAAGCTTGGTGGGAGCAAGGTATTGACTCATTACTGTCTGAAGGTGATGAGGCGGACGACTTAGTGGCAACACTGGCAACCAAAGTCGCCACTCATGGTGAAAAGGTAACTATTGTCTCTACAGACAAAGGCTACTGCCAACTGCTCTCCCCGACACTTCAAATCCGTGATTACTTCCAGCATCGCTGGCTAGATGAGCCATTTATTGAAAAAGAGTTTGGGGTTAAGCCAAATCAGCTGGCTGATTACTGGGGACTGACAGGCATCAGCTCTAGCCAGGTTCCGGGCGTTCCGGGAATCGGTCCTAAAGCGGCAAAAGAGATTCTTACTCAATTCAACGATATTGAAGCAGCTTACGCCAGCGATGAACTCGCCCCTAAGTATCGGAAAAAACTGGATGAGCATATCGAATCGGCTCGTGTATGTAAGCTGGTGGCCGCACTCAAATGCGATATTGAGCTTGGCTTCAATCTGCAAGATATTCGCTTTACCGGGCCAAATAAGGGCGAATAA